The Diaphorobacter ruginosibacter genome contains a region encoding:
- a CDS encoding SURF1 family protein translates to MTNHVTPQGAGRRPALSKAILTVVGIALFFGFVTLGTWQVQRRAWKLDLMERVETRLHQPPISVSQFAGTGPSGDIAEQHAYQPVFAQGRWLADKTVFTQALTELGAGFWTITPLALNDGRIVLVNRGFVPEGQRAAVVQPAGGADNLPGEVRVEGLLRASEPDGGFLRRNDAASGKWYSRDVVAIGHAMGLADVQPWFIDLGIPANAHVNADTPLPASAMQGPWPRPGMTVVKFHNSHAVYIFTWYSLALMVLLAAWLVVRHERRKAAGSLGATHDD, encoded by the coding sequence TTGACGAACCACGTCACCCCGCAGGGCGCCGGCAGGCGCCCTGCCCTCTCCAAGGCGATTCTCACGGTGGTGGGCATCGCCTTGTTTTTTGGCTTCGTCACGCTCGGCACATGGCAGGTGCAACGCCGGGCATGGAAGCTCGATCTGATGGAGCGCGTGGAAACGCGTCTGCATCAACCACCGATTTCCGTCTCACAGTTTGCAGGTACGGGTCCGTCCGGCGACATCGCGGAGCAGCATGCCTACCAGCCCGTGTTCGCACAGGGCCGCTGGCTGGCGGACAAGACCGTGTTCACACAGGCCCTCACCGAACTCGGTGCGGGCTTCTGGACCATCACGCCGCTGGCCCTGAATGATGGCCGCATCGTGCTGGTCAACCGCGGCTTCGTGCCGGAAGGCCAGCGCGCGGCCGTCGTGCAGCCTGCGGGCGGCGCGGACAACCTGCCCGGCGAGGTACGCGTCGAAGGGCTGCTGCGTGCGAGCGAGCCCGATGGCGGCTTCCTGCGCAGAAACGATGCCGCAAGCGGCAAATGGTACTCGCGCGACGTGGTGGCCATCGGCCATGCCATGGGCCTTGCCGACGTGCAGCCCTGGTTCATCGACCTGGGTATTCCGGCCAACGCGCACGTGAATGCGGATACGCCCCTGCCCGCTTCGGCGATGCAGGGGCCATGGCCGCGCCCGGGCATGACCGTGGTGAAGTTCCACAACAGCCACGCCGTCTACATCTTCACGTGGTACAGCCTCGCGCTCATGGTGCTGCTGGCCGCCTGGCTGGTGGTGCGCCACGAGCGCAGGAAGGCTGCAGGCAGCCTCGGCGCGACACACGACGACTGA
- the cyoD gene encoding cytochrome o ubiquinol oxidase subunit IV, protein MSAAAHNHAGHHHDDHSHDHHDDGPHSTFSGYMTGFILSIILTAIPFWLVMADVITNKKTAVLVLGAFAVVQIVVHMICFLHMNGKIEGGWTLLSTIFTIIFVAIGIAGTLWVMFHMNTNMMPQHVSPEAPPAQSAPATHTP, encoded by the coding sequence ATGAGCGCAGCTGCACACAACCACGCTGGTCATCATCATGACGACCACAGCCACGACCACCACGATGACGGCCCGCACAGCACGTTCTCGGGCTACATGACGGGCTTCATCCTGTCGATCATCCTCACGGCGATCCCGTTCTGGCTGGTCATGGCCGACGTCATCACCAACAAGAAGACGGCCGTGCTCGTGCTGGGCGCCTTCGCGGTGGTGCAGATCGTCGTCCACATGATCTGCTTCCTGCACATGAACGGCAAGATCGAGGGCGGCTGGACGCTCCTGTCCACCATCTTCACGATCATCTTCGTGGCCATCGGCATTGCCGGTACGCTCTGGGTGATGTTCCACATGAACACCAACATGATGCCGCAGCACGTCTCGCCGGAAGCACCGCCGGCGCAGAGTGCCCCGGCCACTCATACACCTTGA
- the cyoC gene encoding cytochrome o ubiquinol oxidase subunit III: MSSTSIHHHSSAAANAAREYHLAEEPHPENGTALGFWLYLMSDCLIFAALFATWGVLGTSYAAGPTGKELFDLPLVAINTAFLLLSSITFGFAMLQKQQNKLGGTLFWLAITGLFGLAFLGVELYEFSHFIHEGAGPTRSAFTSAFFTLVGTHGLHVTFGLIWLVVLMIQLSKHGINPANNRRLMCLSMFWHFLDVVWIGVFTFVYLMGAL; encoded by the coding sequence ATGTCATCCACATCGATCCATCACCACAGCAGCGCCGCTGCGAACGCCGCCCGCGAGTACCACCTCGCGGAGGAACCCCACCCAGAGAACGGCACCGCGCTGGGCTTCTGGCTCTACCTGATGAGCGACTGCCTGATCTTCGCAGCGCTGTTCGCCACCTGGGGCGTACTCGGCACCAGCTATGCCGCGGGCCCCACGGGCAAGGAACTGTTCGATCTGCCGCTGGTCGCCATCAACACGGCCTTCCTGCTGCTGTCGTCCATCACCTTCGGCTTCGCCATGCTGCAAAAGCAGCAGAACAAGCTGGGCGGCACGCTGTTCTGGCTGGCCATCACCGGCCTGTTCGGCCTGGCGTTCCTGGGCGTGGAACTGTATGAGTTCTCCCACTTCATCCACGAAGGCGCGGGCCCCACACGCAGCGCGTTCACCTCGGCGTTCTTCACGCTGGTGGGCACCCACGGCCTGCACGTGACCTTCGGCCTGATCTGGCTCGTGGTGCTGATGATCCAGCTCTCCAAGCACGGCATCAACCCCGCCAACAACCGCCGCCTGATGTGCCTGTCCATGTTCTGGCACTTTCTGGACGTGGTCTGGATTGGCGTCTTCACGTTCGTTTATCTGATGGGAGCACTTTGA